TTTTAGAACGAACTTTCAATACCACATTAACAGGATGGTTCCCACCTCATTAGTATTCCTGCTATTCCCTagcatccattcatccataacCTTCTCTCAAGGTTTCTCCATGAAATATTTACCGAACTTTCCTACTCCCTAAGACAAACAtaactctttttcttccctttccctgcAAAATGGTTTATTCATTAAAAGCCATAACCACTGTTCAGAGCCTTTCAAAAAACTAGCAATCCAAACCCTTTCAAACTTAACAGAATCAGTTAAGGAGAACTGATTTCATGCCCATCCTGCCAGGGAGCAGTTCCTTCTCCCAGATTTTGCCTGTTACTAGAAACCAGAAAGACTGGTAGACAGCCAGAGAGGGTCAGGTGACACTTTGGAGGcactatcttttttcctttcagtgtttTTTCACTGAATTGGTTTGGCCCCACCACCACAGCTCTGACCACAATCATTCCAGCTGATCCTTTAACAGGACTATGAGGTACCAAAAGGTAGTTCAGAGATTGGTAAGATTTATCTTTACATCTCAAAGTTTTTTGAACAGACGGACTTGTGCAAAGCTGGATTATGGCATTTTTACCTCACCTtcagccctggtgatctagtggttaagaggTAGCACTCTCACCACTACAGCCCAAGCTTGTTTTCAGGTCAGGGAACctcaccacccatctgtcggctGTCAGGCTGTAGTGgatgcatgttgctgtgatgctgaaagctatgccaccagtatttcaaataccagcagagtcacccatggtggacaggtttcagtggagcttccagagtaagacagactaggaagaaggacctggccactcgcttccaaaaaaactggccatgaaaaccatatgaatagcagcagagcattgtctcaTAAGAGCAtcaggtgagaggatggagcaaaaagaccgggcagggctctgctctgcgtacacagggtcactaggagtcggaagtGACTCGACGGCACTAAAAACCAACCTCAACTTCACCATAGCTATTATGAGAAGAAATATTGTTCTAAGATTTTTAGTTAGTTgctccagttttcttttcttttttgatgactCAGATTGGGTATTATCTTTTAAGGCTCACTCTCTCATTCCCACTATATATCAAATTCTTCAACTAAGTTCACCCCTTACATCAGAAACCTAGAAACCACAGAGTAGCTTTCCACCTCTTTAATTCTCCATAAGGCATCACTATGATACTatcatatgtgcatatgtatgtgtgtgtgtgtgtatacatatatttccttttttaaaaaagtaaaaatgttcttCTTATTATCCTTTGTTTGATATAGGCACCCAAGTATGTAGTTAGAAATTAAATAAAGGCCACAAAAACTTCCCAAGGAagatcattaaaaagaaaaatcttctttttctcttctgtcacACCGCTGGCCTTTGAGGCATGCCAACTAAGGAAAAAGGTATCAACCGTGGTGATGGAAAGACTGGACCTTTCCCTCTTTGGGTTGTAGCTGAACTTCTGTGGGTGGTCctagtaaaatatacaactcctCATTTGTTCTAAGCAAGTCTTTTCTTTAGCTTTCCTTCAAACAATGCCTTTACTCTCTCATCAGAATACGAGGACTTGGGAGATGTCGAACAGCAAGGTTCTGGTTGGGTAGCAGTCTCTTTAAGTCATGTGTTGGCTatgcagagagagggaaaaggttGGGAGAATGGCAGGGGAACAGgatgagagaaatagaaatgtaTCTTCATCGCGAGCACTGGAAGAAAGCAAGCTTTTCAAAGTTGCTGCCGATATCTCATGAAGGCCCAGGCTGCTACCATGGTGAGGGCAAACACTGGCAACAGCACCATAGCTATGGGAATACCACCTGGCTCCCCTTCACCTCGATGTCCTATAGGCCCATTCTGCACCTGTAACTAGAAGGGAAAGACACATGTTAACTCTAGTGACCAATATGTGTTTACCACAACTGAAATGTCCAGGTTGACATATTACCTGGGTCTATAGTCTCTAGGCCACCCAAAGCTGTAGACCCCAAGCACTATCTAGCAGAAGGAATCCCCTCTGTTTGTCCTGAGTTGATACATCAGTGTCACCGATTCTTTGGAAACAAATAAGTCTGATGGGGAGGCATTTAATCTTGCTGTGCTTCTGACCTAAAGGGACCACTGAGGGTAAGTCAGATAACCTCTGTTTCTGTACTGCCTCCACCAAGCTACATGTGTATTctatcatcaggaaaatgaagatATGAGATGAAGCCTACTGATCCAATAGGGAACCTGGAAATTATcaggcaggggtgggaggtgtCTATCTTCCTAGCAATGTTTACTTAGAAAGATTACCAGTCATCAGAGTGCAATAAGAGCAGATCTGAGCAATGTTACCACAGGTACAATGCCATTATTTGGAAATACTTGCCAATTCTCAAAAGGCACCCACTCCATCCTAAGATGGGGTTGAGTTCTTCATCCCCTAATCTGTAATACTAGACACACATAAAGGTGAAAACTATATGGAACAGAGGTAAAAGACTCAGagttaaataagtaaaaagaaatcatatCCTAGTGGTTATAATTTTCCATTGTCTAAGcattcctttttgaggctgatGGTCTTTCTTCATTTCAGCCATTTTTTTAAAGGTGGCCTTTCTTAATATTAACTTTTTATAGCTAACTTGCAACAATTATGGCACCATTTTGTTTCAGTTAGATTTAACCTCATTACAATCCAGGAAACTCTGACCCCTCAATCTGAAAGGCAAGACTCCACAAACTACTTTTCTATCCTCTCTCTCACCTCTAcatctttcattcatttcctgATGAGATGTCCTGAGTGGGCGTGCTCAATAGAAGACATGGTTTGTAGGGCTAGGCCTGAAAAATCTCCCTGACCACAAGAATCTGTTTTATTAGGAGCTATTTATGGATGTTTCCTAAAGAGTGAACTTCAGAAATCATTCCCCACATGCCTTCAAAAAGAACTCTAATCACAGCTGAAGTGTATGCCTATATTTACGTGCCTTTATCTATTGCGTAAATTCTCCCATGttttagaaacagagaagagcCAGGGGAGAAGCAGTTGATGACCGAGAGTGTCTCCCATTGACCTATTTTCTAATCCCTCTAAACCCAGATTCTGCTTGCAACCCCAGCTGTTTTCTCAGAGATCTTCATGACTTGCTCTCTCTACTTTTTTACTATCTCCTGTTCAACTCTTTTTCAGCCTCTGAAGCCTCACTCAGGAGCTGAGTGAGGCAAAGACAGCATCAATTTAAGAGGGAGTAACTTTAAAAGCACATTGAACCTGTGTTGTATATGTACTCTGAAGTCCTTGGTGCTGTGGGAGGAATTATGTCTATCCAGGCTTCTCTTCCCATTATCCAAATTATAAAAGCCCAGGAACTAAGAGGTGGACGCAGGGATAGGTATCAACTTCACTGAATTCTGAATTCAATTTCCCTTTTCCTGGAGCTCCCCTTTGGGGACCTGAGCCTTGGTCAAGAGGGTCAGCAAGGTGATGAAAAAGGGTTTCACGGCAGTGACAGGGAAAAGTACACAGCGGGTATCAGAAAACCCACATGTACTtacagttttataaataaaaatgctcAAGGGCAGACATATGTTTCCTTATCTACTAAAAATTAAAATCGATTCTGGTTATATTTTTTTCCCcgtgtattttaattttgttcttgagCTTTATCTTCAAGGCACATTACCTTGAAGCTAGGGGCTGGGTTGCAGGTGTACTGTTACGAATTTCCTTCAATAACAAGAAGTAGTCCCAGAAGACGCCTGCCTGTGCCAGACAAGCCCTTCGGCAGAGtgagagtgaaagaaagaaaggcaaacaCACTCCTGAAGGTGACACCACAGGGTTTATTCACCAGAATGGCACAAAAGCTTGGTGCCAGGCTGCTGGCTGCAAATACTACCTACCCTGTGCTGCACCCTGAGGGACACGGCATAGCCGGCGTTACGGAAGAGGTCTACAGCATCCTGGTGCAGCAGGTTCTTTAAGTCTTGGCCATTCACCTGTCAAAACAGCAGGGAAAAGGAGTAAGAGAGGGGGAACGCGAACTCTCATAAGTCAAAGATTTACTTTCATGTGACCAAACAGTTAGAAAACAAACTCTGACACCAAGGGCTAGGAGAATGGGTAAAGTGACTTAGAACTCAGAataacttttttcattttcaaagctaTATCTTCCTAGAACTGAGGTTCCATGGGCCATTTGAAGAGCTCCTaagtcaaaaaaggaaaaaaggtagtCTCCTCTTCCTCCTAGCTCTACTGTCTGTCTCGTTTTGACACTTTGGATTCTGTTACTGGACTTCTATGTCTTCCACGATCAGAAGCCTGCGTCCCTAGAGTTAACGCAGTCTTCCAGGTTACCACTCCATCCTTCATACTCCTAACCCCTGGCATTGCCAGCTTCAACTCTAGAAATATAACACTATGAAACTCTCCCACAATTTATTCCAATGTGGTGCAAATCTAGCCCATTCTATTGATCTTGCTCTATTGTGAATGATTTCGCTTGATTCCATGGATACTCCTATCCTCCTCAAATTTACTAAACCATATTTCTGTGATgatataaactcttaaaaaatgttttagtgTAGGTCAGTCCTACCACTTAGAGGTAAGAGATGTGACAGACTTCCAGTATTAATACTTTTCAGTGTCAGAAGTGACACTGACCAGAAGTGATATCTAGCTTATACTGACACAGCATAGCCCACTTTATGCAAGATCTACATATCTTTCACacaacagcaacagcagcaagaacatctaatatatttatttggtaggttctgtgctaaatgctttacatacattatctaatttaattctcataataatcctatgaggtagatactatttttACCAtgttttcacagatgaagaaactgaagcttagcaAGGTTAGGTAATTTATCCAAAGTCATAGTAGGTGTAGGAGCTAGGGTTAGGGTTTTTAAATACCGGAAGGAAGATGAAAGTACCTTTTCCTTTTACTCTTCCTTCTGCACTATTATTCCTCCATCTTGACTCACCAACTACTCTCCACTCAGCTGAAGCTCAAGCCGTTGATATATTCAACCCTCTCATCTTCCTTGTCACAGTCTCCCTTCTCTAAGAGGTTCATAGTCATCCCTCCACTCTATCTCCTGCCAATATCCTTGGTGAATCAATCTAACAATACTTTGGCCTTACAGTATGTCAACCTTCCCAAATGAATAGTTTCCAGATCTAGTCTACTTTAGTCACCAATTGGCAGAAGCCTTGGACTTCAACAGTAGGCATGCTTCAGCTCTAGTATctcaaaactctttaaaaaactgGCTACCATTTCTACTTCCTTCACACTTCTTATTCCTCTACTGAATTTCCTCTTTATCCTCATCAAAGCTTTTAACCTTTTTAGACTTGACTTGCATCCTTACCCATCTAGGAGTTCCTGTTGTTATTTCAACAAACCACTTGGTAAACTATTAGAATCCCGTGTCCCCATGGTCTTCTGTCATCTTTCCAGTCCTGGGCAACACACTGCATTTACTTTCCTTGTCATCACTGAGTTTAATATTCCTGGAGAAAGACACACAGTCACACTCTCCACCACAAATCCATGCTAGCTGACTCCAGCTATATCCTCACAACCCTTCTACTCATCTGGTGAACTCAGTAATACTCAGTGGTAGCTGTTCCACATCCTATCATCAAACCCCAACTCCAATCCCATCTCTCCTCTTAGCATTCCTTTGCCTTATCTTTCTTGAGAATATTAAGAACTTCTCACAGGCACTCtctccaatttctttcctttcctctcaaaGTTTCTTGATATCCTCTCACTGCTGCTTTCTCCTTATTTCTGAATTAGATTTATTTCCTCTATTGAGGCTAAACCATCCACTAGTGCTCTTGATCATATACCTTCTAGCCTCCTTACATAATAAGCAGTCATTTACTCTTCTTGATTCCTTAATTATATCCCTCTCCATTCCTTCTCAACTAAAATTATCCTCATCCATAAAGAAAACAGCTAGccctggtagtctagtggttaagatttggtgctcccAACATCACGGCCTGAGTTGGTGTCCTGCTCAGGGAACCACACAACCCATCTGTTGGTTATCATACTGTGGTAGCTGcgtgctgctgtgatgctgaaagctatgccaccagtattccaaataccagcagggtcacccatggtggacaggtttcagtggagcttccagactaacagactaggaagaaggaccaggctgctcacttctgaaaaatctggccacgaaaaccctatgaatagtagCAGAAcactgtctgatatagtgctggatggtgcaaaaagatcaGGCAGCGTTCTGCTTtcctgtacacagggtcactaggagtcagatcAACTTGACAACACTaacaaaaagtaaacaatacAAATATTTCTTGGAACCCACTATCATCCTCctcccatcttctctcctcttttcttcattgtaaaacTTGTTGAAAGAACTGTTTGTATGCACTACCTCCACTTCCTCAGCATCCATTCACTCTTTATTCCATTGTAATCCCAGAATAAATGAGGTAGGAGGGAAGAACATGCTGTCCTGCAGGTCAGCAGTGACTTCCAATCACCAAGTCCCAGAGCTCTTTTTCAGTCTTCAGACCACCTCCTCCCTTTTGCAGTTCTCTCCTGTCTTAGCTTGTGAACACTTAGCTCCCTTACTTCTTGAACTGTTCTTTTTCAgattcctcttcccttccttccttcttaaggtAGATAAATATTCCTTCATGTCGGTAGTCTTTTGTCCTCATATCTTCTCTCCTATGGTGATCTTTCACAAATTCAACTGTAATCTGCAAGACAACTCCCAAATTTTTATCCCTACTTCTACTTCTGGATTTGTCAACTTCCTGCCAAGTGCCTGTACTTGGATATTCTGGCTAGACCCCAATTCAACATCTCCAAAGCCTCTTTATTACTTCCCACAAAAGCAGACTATCCCAACTTCCCTCTTATTGTCACTCCATTCCTTCAGACAaaaattttgagaatattttaaaactctctcCACTCTGTCAATCTTCATATACAATATATTGCCAAATCCTGTAGTCCAACATAATGACATTCCTCATATGCTATTTTTCTCTAAGCTGTGGATACTTTTAGATGAACTACTGTGATCACCTTCTCTCTGATCTACTTTCCTCTAGGTCCTCCCTCATTCTAACCTATTCAAATACTAAGTCTCCAGATCAATCTCCCTAAAGTGCAATTCTGTTTATCTCACTTTACCactcaaaaacagaaacaaaactggAAGCAGGGGAAGAAAGTGCatgcttgttttctcattctggTAGGCAAAATCCTCTAGGAATTGGCTCCAACTTACCTTCCCAGTTGAATCTCTCGTTACGCCCTTTGATATATCCTATGGTCTAGCTAAATCACAGAACTCACTGACTCTGGGACATAAAACATATATTCTTACGTTCATAACTGTGCTCAAGCTATATCCACCATCCGAATAcccttcc
The nucleotide sequence above comes from Equus asinus isolate D_3611 breed Donkey chromosome 7, EquAss-T2T_v2, whole genome shotgun sequence. Encoded proteins:
- the SYNJ2BP gene encoding synaptojanin-2-binding protein, whose protein sequence is MNGRVDYLVTEEEINLTRGPSGLGFNIVGGTDQQYVSNDSGIYVSRIKENGAAALDGRLQEGDKILSVNGQDLKNLLHQDAVDLFRNAGYAVSLRVQHRLQVQNGPIGHRGEGEPGGIPIAMVLLPVFALTMVAAWAFMRYRQQL